A portion of the Tamandua tetradactyla isolate mTamTet1 chromosome 16, mTamTet1.pri, whole genome shotgun sequence genome contains these proteins:
- the HSD11B2 gene encoding 11-beta-hydroxysteroid dehydrogenase type 2, which produces MERWPWPSSGAWLLVAARALLQLLRADLRLGCPLLAALALLAALDWLCQRLLPPLVALPVLAAAGWIALSRLARPLRLPVATRAVLITGCDSGFGKETAKQLDAMGFTVLATVLQLDGPGAQELRDCCSPRLRLLQLDLTKPADISHVLEFTKAHTTSTGLWGLVNNAGHNDVVADVELSPVATFRTCMEVNFFGTLELTKGLLPLLRRSRGRIVTLGSPAGDMPYPCLAAYGTSKAAMIMLMDTFSCELLPWGVKVSIIQPGCFKTESVLNVGHWERRKRLLLANLPGELLQAYGEDYIEHLHGQFLHSLGLALTDLSPVVEAIKDALLAARPRRRYYPGRGVELMYFIHHYLPESLRRSFLQNYFINPCLPRALRPGQPSPPLTQDPDPNPGPSLAAAQ; this is translated from the exons ATGGAGCGCTGGCCTTGGCCGTCGAGCGGTGCCTGGCTGCTTGTGGCGGCCCGCGCGCTGCTGCAGCTGCTGCGCGCAGACCTACGTCTGGGCTGCCCACTGCTGGCCGCGCTGGCGCTGCTGGCCGCGCTCGACTGGCTGTGCCAGCGCCTGCTGCCCCCGCTGGTCGCTCTCCCGGTGCTGGCCGCCGCCGGCTGGATCGCGTTGTCCCGCCTGGCGCGTCCGCTGCGCCTGCCGGTGGCCACTCGCGCGGTGCTCATCACCG GTTGTGACTCTGGCTTTGGCAAAGAGACAGCCAAGCAACTAGATGCCATGGGCTTCACGGTGCTGGCCACCGTGTTGCAGTTGGATGGGCCCGGGGCACAAGAGCTACGCGACTGCTGTTCTCCTCGCCTAAGGCTGCTACAGTTGGACCTGACCAAACCAGCTGACATCAGCCACGTTCTGGAATTCACCAAGGCCCACACCACCAGCACGG GTCTGTGGGGCCTGGTCAACAATGCAGGCCACAATGATGTGGTGGCCGACGTGGAGCTGTCGCCAGTGGCCACATTCCGTACCTGCATGGAAGTGAACTTCTTCGGGACCCTGGAGCTGACCAAGGGCCTTCTGCCACTGCTGCGCCGCTCAAGGGGTCGCATTGTGACTCTGGGCAGCCCGGCTG GAGACATGCCGTATCCGTGCTTGGCAGCCTATGGGACCTCCAAGGCGGCCATGATTATGCTCATGGACACATTCAGCTGTGAACTCCTGCCCTGGGGGGTAAAGGTCAGCATCATCCAGCCTGGCTGCTTCAAGACAG AGTCAGTGCTGAACGTGGGCCACTGGGAACGGCGCAAGCGGCTGCTGCTGGCCAACCTGCCTGGAGAGTTGCTGCAGGCCTACGGCGAGGACTACATTGAGCACTTGCATGGGCAGTTCCTGCATTCACTCGGCCTGGCGCTGACGGACCTCAGCCCCGTGGTAGAGGCCATCAAAGACGCGCTGCTGGCTGCCCGGCCGCGCCGCCGTTATTACCCGGGCCGTGGCGTGGAGCTCATGTACTTCATCCACCACTACCTACCTGAAAGCCTGCGGCGCTCCTTTCTGCAGAACTATTTCATCAATCCCTGTCTGCCTCGGGCACTGAGGCCAGGCCAGCCCAGCCCTCCCCTGACCCAGGATCCAGACCCCAATCCAGGCCCTTCCCTGGCTGCGGCCCAGTGA